The DNA region TTTACCACTTTTTCGGTGGCCGATGACGCTATACGGCCCCCAATGGATGAAAATTCCAATCTTTCCATCGTTAAACCAGTTGGGTACCGGCATTTTTTGAAGGGACTCCCAGCTTCCGTCATATGGAGGTTTTACAGTTTCTTTCTTCGTTTTATTTGTATTACAAGCCATGAACATAAGGATTGTAATTGCTATGGGAATTAGATTTTTAATGCTCATTTTATCTGTATAATTATTTAAAAACTTTTTTTACATTTTCAATATTCACTCTAAAAAGTTGACGTATGATGGGGCTTAACGTTTTTTCATCTCCTTCAATATGACAGGTTAATTGCACATGTGTTCCACTTTCTCCAGATTTTAATTTTAAAGCTGGCGATGATGTTTCTAACTCATAAAATGGTCCCAGAGGTGTTTCGCCAGGTGCTGGCGCTCCATCATTATAGGCATTTACAACATCCCCACTATAAGGGTTGTCTTGAATTTCCCACATAGAATTAACATAGTCGGTCTCATTTTTTGGTTTGTTATATTTCACAATAGTCAAAACACCCTCTTTGGAATCGTAAGAGCCAGCAATATCTTTGGCTCTCGAAGGGGATAAACCAATTTTACTTCTATATTGGCCATCACCACTAAAGTAAATTATGTTCTCATTCACCACCAGTCGGTCGGAAGGCACTTTACCGAAATAGGTATCGTTTACAGCCACTCCTAATTCCGATTCTTCACCTTCAGTATACGGTATCATAATCGTAGTATTTGGGGAATGGTTGTACATTCCCAACAACCAAATTGAAAGCAGTCCTGTTTCTTTTTTCCAATCGGATTTTCCGATGTTCGTTAGAGTATTAGTAGTCTTATAGGCCACGGATCTAATGCTGTCACTAAGCGAATTCAGTCCCAATTCTTTTTGTAAATCTTCTTTAGAAAGAATTGAAATTTCCCGTCGAATTCCCAAATCAAACTGAAATCCGGAATAGTTTTTTAGCGATGCTTTTTTTGTGAATACAACCTTATCGTTAGATTGAGTTTCTACATCAAAATGTTCTAGATCAAGAAGGTGTGGTGTATACCAATCCTCTAAAGTAAATTCAGTTCCTTTTTTAAAGAAGATTGAATATTGGCCACCTTCCGGTCCTAACCAAAAACGTTCTTCTCCGCCAAAGGCATTTATATGTTCTAAAGTATCTTTTGATTCAAATAAAGTTTTGTTGATCCAACCATAGCTTCTTCCGTCCTCTCCTGAAGCACTACTTGTCATAACCCTACCTTGAAGTGCCGCGGATATGGCTACTTTAGACGTGCCAGAAGCGTCAGAAATCTGAATTACATCAATATATGATTTCATAAAAGCTATGTCATCGGAATATGTAATAGTACTTTTATCGACCGTCTTCAATACATTGGTTTTACTAGGTCCTTCTATTTTTTTTGAATCTTCTTTACATGCACTAACGATTAAAATGAAAGATAGTAGAATTCCGATTTTGATATTTGTAAATAGTGATTTCATCATCATGGTTATATTTTGTTCATTCTTTCGTTTTTGGCTTCTATGTTTCTACAATCGAATCCATTTCATTTACGAGGTCAGGATGCTTATTTAAGACATAGGTAGTTTAATTTACATCTGTTTAAGATTGTAAGGTTTGCAAGTAGAGCGTCTTTTTTTGTTTTCCCGTTCACAATAGCAGTTTTAACTCTACCTGTCTTCTCTATTTACATTTTTTCTTGAATATCCTTAAACGGCGGTACTCTTTGGTCACTACCGGTACTATGCACATCTCCTAATTCTGACCTGACCCTATTAGCTTCTTTTAATAATTCTTTTACAATTTCTGGGTGAATGTTGGAAATGTCCGTCAACTCACCCATATCAGTATCCAAATTAAATAACAGTGGGCGCCCCAATACTAAAAGCCCTTTGCATGAGATATTTTTTAAGTTGTTTCCATAGAACGGTTTTTCGTTCTTGTTTTTAGACCAAAAAGGTTGGTCTTCTGATGTTCTAGGCAGATGAAGTTTCCATTTTCCTTTTCTTACAGCCTGTAAGTTCGTTCCGTTATAATAATATACAAATTCGTGTGGTGAGCCTCCTTCTCCCGACTTTAAAATGGAGGAGATATCTTTTCCGTCAATTACCCTATCCTTAGGAAGTTCAGCACCGGCTAGATATGTTAGAGTTGGAAGCAAATCCATAGAAGACAACATAGTGTTATTGACTCCTGTGGCAAATTTTCCTTTCCATTTGATGATTGCCGGAATGCGAAAACCTCCTTCCATAGTTGTGTATTTTCCTCCATTTAATGCTCCTGCCGAACCTCCATAATGACAAATAGCAGGACCATTATCGGACAAAAACACAACAATTGTATTTTCATCAAGACCATTTTTGTTTATTGACGTCATTAATTCACCAACATAATGATCAAGTTCCTGTACAAAATCACCGTAAAGACTTCCTTTAGAAGTTCCTATAAATTCTTTACTAGGAAGAATAGGGGAGTGAACTGCATGATATGCGAGGTAAAGGAAGAAAGGATTCTTCTTATTCTCTTCTATAAATTGAACAGCCTTATTTGTGTATCTTTTCATTAGGCTTTCAAAAGCAACATTTTCTTTTACTATTTTATCGTCGCTATAGAGGTCGTCTAAGTCAGGATGGCTTTTATGCCAATTGGATTGTAAACCGTAAAAATGTTGAAAACCATGGTCAATAGGCCGAGAACCCTCATTAAAACCTAAATGCCACTTTCCGATAGCCAGAGTTGAGTACCCTTTACCCGAAAGTATATCCACTATTGTAATTTCATCAGGATGCAGGCCATAGTTCTCATGCTTTTCAATTTCGCTTTGAGCAACTGGAAATCCATTTCTCATGGGGTAACGACCTGTTAGTAATGATGCTCTGGAAGGACTACAAACTGACGAGGTCACCTGAAAATCCGTAAACCGTAACCCTTCACTGGCCAGCTTGTCTATATGAGTTGTAATAACATCTTGAGCCCCATAACAACTTAAATCGCCGTAACCTAGGTCATCCGCAAAAAGGATAACAATGTTCGGCGTTTCTTGAGCCTGCAATTTTAAAAAAGCGGAACAATAAAAGAGCATGGATAGAATGCCTATTACTTTTATTAAAATCGAGGAAGGTTTGATATCCATTTTAAGAGTTTTCTGATACTTAAAAACAGGCTGACTATTTGTCCCAATTATCCGTTCTAAACGGGTAAGCTGGAAGCCCATACGCATTCACTAAGTTTACATTAGGCTTACCTGCAAAAGCATAGCGAACATATTTAGGTTTCTCTATTTCCGGAGAACTCAGAATTACAGATTCGCCGTCAATCACCGCTTCTGCAGAAACCCATTTTTTTGAATCATCCGCAATCCAAAAACCGGAAGGAACTTTCATGTTTATAGTTCTCAGTCCGGTTGAATTATTGAAATAGACGACTAATTTGTTTCCGTTTAATTTTATATTTTTTAGAGAAGGTCCCTCCGAAGGAACATTTTTATGGAGTGTTTTATCTGCAGCAAGAAGAGCTGCTCTTTGTCCTATGGGAAGTTTGTCCGTGGGGTGAATGTTGGTTACATCCCCTAAATCAATAGTATTGATTACCGAAGTATGGGGAAGGTCAAGCGAGGCCATTTGCGATTCGCGCATCCAGGCCCAAGATGGTGCGGTAGGACTTTCTGGGTCTATTTTTTTTTGGTTCTCAGGTCCTCCGCCATAACCGGGAAGCATGGTAACCATAAAATGCATTTCATGATCTTGCCATTGTTTACGATAATTAAGTATCCATTTCTTAAGAACGTCTTCATAATCTCGCATGCCGGACACGCGGTGAAACCAGTTGTTTTTGCCAACTTCTGGCATACCGGACATGTAACGTGTATTTCGCTCACCTTGATACCATAGCAAACCTCTACAGGCGAAAGGAATAAGCGGGTGCATCATGGCATTGTACAAAATATTAGGTTGGCGTCTTAAATAGATGTCATCTTTGTTAGACCACTTACTTGCAGTACTTATAATTTCTTTGATACGTGCAAGTCTTGTGCTGTCTGAATCAAACTCTTGCATTATAGTCTTGAAGTGAGGTAGAACTTCGGTCATTTCTCTTGGCATCCAAGCTTCAATGGATGAGCTTCCCCATGCCGTTTTTATAATTCCTACGGGTACATCAGAGATAGTATGTAGAAAGTAGGCAAATGAAATAGCTACTGCGCTGTTAGGGTGCTTTGCTTGCCATTGTCCTTTTACTTCTTCTTGTTCTTCTAAGGCTACAGTGTTTTGAACATCAAAAGTTCTAATATTTTTGATAAACGGTATGAGACCGGTTGCTTCAGGTACTTTTGATGTTGGAAAGAACATGTTAGATTGCCCGGAACATATCCAAACCTCTCCAACCAGAATGTTAGAAATAGTAACTTCACTTTTTCCGGTAATAATCATTTTTCTGGGGTCTGAGGATGCTTCTAAAGGGTCTAGTTTTACCATCCATTTGCCATCGGCACCTGATTGAGTGGTCTTTGACTGTCCGCCAAATGAAACCGTTATTTTTTCATTTGGTGAGCTAGTACCCCAAATAGGAACTTGCTTTTCTCTTTGCAATACCATATCATCGCCGAAAATGTGAGCAGCTTTTAAAGATTGGCCAAGTGCCATGGCCGTACCAAGACAAATCAATAAGGAAGCTATTAAGTATTTTAATCGTGTCATTTTACACATAAGACATTTTAGTTTGAGGGAATTAGTTGGCTTGGCGTACCGGCTTGTTCGGTTTTATCAAGCCCCTATTTACTCTTGAATCACGAGAAGGCTCAGCTAATCTTAATAGCATTCTCGCATGTTGTTGTACAGATATAACAATTAGGGGATAGGCCCATAGAAAGTTCTTCATAAGAATTATTTACCGTTTGCAGGCCTTATCCACATACAATGTCCGCCGCCTGGAGCCATTACAGCTTTAATTATCTCGCCTTTTTTTACTTTTCCTTTATGTACCTGGTAAGCTTCAGGGTTGGTCTTGCAATGGGTTTCTGGTGTGTCTTCATAAAAAGTAACATCGTATTCTTGGTTTTCCTCCAAAAAATCTAGATTGATGTCTAAAGTTCCTCCTTCTTGGTTGTATACGCTACCAATAAACCATTCTTTACCATGGCGTCTTGCCGTTGTAATATATTTGCCTATTTTGGAATGTAGAATCTGGCTCTCGTCCCATTTGCCAACAGGTAATTTTTGAATAAACTCAAACAAATCGGCCTTGGCGGTATACGCCTCCGGCGCATCAGGAATACAGACTAGACCACTAAAAATGACTAGTGTTCTAGCGGCTTCGGAAGTAACGGTTGAAAAATAGCTATTCGTTTTTCTTGGTCCTTTTTGCCGTAGTCCGTTGTTGATTCCCGTTAGATCAAAGTTACCGTTGTTCATATCCAAAGGACCTGTAATGGCATTTATCAGTGCCATTTTAATGAACGATTCAGGGGTAAAGGCGCGTCGTGAATCTTGTTGTGCATGACAGTACTCACGGGTAATGGCATTAGGGTAGGTACGTCGTATTCCCGTTAAAGGTACCGGCCCGTCATGAAAATCGATCAGTAAATTACTTAAAGCACTTTGTTGAATAGCATCTTTAGTAAAATCAACATCGCTGCCCATAAACCCGTACTTAATGCCTTTCATACCTAAAGACTGATAGTATGGAAATAGTTCCTCGTCACCATATTCACCATGTCTTCTGTCGTAATACAACATTAGGTTTACCTTTTTTTCCGCAGCATAATCGATGACCTTTTGGAGGTCAAGTTTATCCGAAAGTTCAAAGTGTCCTTTGGTTACCTTTTTATACCAAGAATCATCAATTAGGAAATAGTCGATTTCTTTTTCAGCCGCAAAATCGATAAATCGAAAGTAACTTTCGGTATTGATGCCATACTCAAAACCATCAGGAGCTGTATAACCATGAACACGCCAATCCCATAATGTTTTACCAGGCTTTATCCAATCTGTATTTTCAAGTTTTGATGGAGTTGCTAAATTGATAGGTACGGTGTTCACAACTAAATCACCAGCGGATTTTCCAAAAAGAATTACCCGCCACGGACTTACCCATTCCTTTTCGTTTAGTTCCACTTTGTTCGTTGCTATTATTTTTTCTTCCGCACCGGCTATATTCAGCTGTATCGGGTCAATACCTTCCGCGGCATATAAGTCAGATTCTAATAATGCTATATAGCCTTGATCCGGCGATTCCACTACTAGGGGAACACTTATTTTTCTTTTTTTACGATTTTTTTCGTTTAAATAATCGCTCAACCCCTGAAAATCTAAAGGGCCTAACGGTTCGCTTTCGCCTGCAGGAGTATAATAATTGCTTGTGTCAGGTAAATTATAATTACATTTTAATAGGGCCTCCTTTGGTTTGTCACCTTCATTGAGCACGAACCTAAAAGCAACCCCTTCATTATAGACCCTAGCGAGCAATTTACCCTCTATGCCATCCATATCTATATTTAGTTGTAATTCCTTAAAATGGTCATTAATGCTGCTTTGTTGCCCCCATACCGGATTCCAGGTGCTATTGCTTTCCCTTTCGGAAGCATCTAGAATAGTTACTGAGGCGTTTGGAATAATTTCTAGTTCTGAAAGACCTATACTCTCTTTATCTTCGGAGTGTACACGATAATTCAACTTGTTGTTAATTAGTTTTATATCAAAGGAAAGATTACCCTCCGGAGAACTTAGGGTGAAATTGTCAAGAGGTTTTTGGCACGATGACAAGCCTGTTAAGAGTGCAATAAAAAAGAAAATTCTACGCATTATTGTATTTGTTAAATTTTTACCTGAATCATTTTAATCTACTGTTGCTTTACTTCCCCACCAGTTACTATTGGGGTCAAATTCATTGGATAACATCTTCATCCGTTGTTTTTCCAATGCTGGCATTTTATCATATTCCATTTTGTGCAAAAACTCGATTGCTTGAGTTTCGGAGTATTCAGGGTCAGGTATTGGGAATTTGGCACCAACCTCGGTCAGATAGTCGAACAGCTCTTTATTAAGTTCTTGCACCTTGTCAGGGTGGGTTTCCGTTAGATCTGTGGTCTCACTAAGGTCTTTGGACAGATTATATAATTCATTTCTTCCGTCTTCGTAGTAATGGATGAGTTTCCAGTTCCCTCTTCTGATTATAGAAGAAGGTTCTCCGCCTTGGTTTCCGTAGTGGGGAAAGTGCCAAATAAGGGCACGTTCGGCCAAAACCTTGCCTTTGAATAGTGGAACGAGGTTTATTCCATCATTATGCTCTTGGGGGAGTTGTTGAGCGCCCGCTAATTCTAATAATGTGGGATAAAAATCTGTTCCTGAAACAGGATAATCAATTTTTTCTCCTCTTTTGGATAGTCCAGGGATTTTGATGAAATAGGGCTCCCTTATGCCACCTTCGAACTGATATCCTTTGCCGGCTCTCAAAGGTTTGTTACTTGTAGAAAAATTATCGCCTGCCGCTACGCCTCCGTTATCAGAGGTGAATACCACAATCGTATTTTTCTCAAGTCCCAACTCATCCAGGGCAGAAAGAACGTGACCAACGGCTTCATCCATTTGTTCTACCAATCCTGCATACACGGGATTGTCCTGTGTTTGTCGAATAGGTAGAAATTTTCCCATTTTATATGCGCTTTGCGCTACTCCTTGTTGTTCCGCTTTATCTCTGTATTTTCTCCATTTTTCTTCTGTGGTCTGAATGGGCGAATGAACAGCGTAAAAAGAGAGATAAGCAAAAAAAGGTTTTCCGGTATTCTGCGGATTATTTTCTTGAATAAAGTTCACGGTCTCCTTGGCCAGTCTATGGGAAAGGTTCTCGCCATCTTTTCTATTTTCTAATTTGGGATTTTCATAGGGTGAAAAATAACCTCCCCTTGGACCTCCTGAACTCCAACCCCCAACATTAATATCAAATCCATGATTTTCCGGCCAAGAACCTTTGTCCCCCAAATGCCATTTTCCGGTAAAAAATGTTTTGTACCCTGCCTGCTTTAATGCTTCGGGCATTGTTATATACACTTTGGGCAGATTATGCTGATATTCAGCGGGAAGCAATTTTGTAAAGCGATTCCTTTTTCGCCAATCTTCACCCGAAGGCGACCCAATATGCACGGTAATATCATGTCTAGCGGGAAATTTGCCAGACATTATACTTGCCCGTGAAGGACTGCAGACCCTACTAGCTGCGTAACCGTTGGTGAAATTGGTTCCTTCATTTGCGATTCGATCAATATTTGGGGTTTCGTAGAAGGTACTGCCCATACAGCTCAGATCCGTATAGCCCAAATCATCCGCAAGAATAAAAAGAATGTTAGGGCGATCGCTACTTTGCTGTTTTTGACAAGCGGTTGAACAAACAAAAAACAAGCATAGAATGGATATATAAAATCGTTGCATTGGTTGAGGTGTTGGTTGATTTGTTTGGAGGGAAATCTTAATTAATAACTGTTTCAATTTGTTTCCAACCCTCCATTCCGTCATTTTTTTGAGTTGTCCCAATGGAGCTCCTTCCATCTAGAATAATCTTTTTGAGAGCAGTTTTTAACTCCTGGGCTTTCTCTTGATGTTCTACAATTAAATTTTTCGTTTCTCCTATATCCTCTTTTAAATTAAAGAGTTGCATAGCGGGTAGCTCCAGTTTTTCACGTTTGATATCCTGTAATCTTGGATAGCTCCATCCTCCAGATCCAGGACAGGCTATTAATTTCCAATCTCCCTTTCTAATGGCAAAGGACCCATCAATAGAATGGTGAACTATATATTCGCGAACCTCCGCCGTATTGTCCCCATTTAATATTGGGAGCATACTAAAACTATCTTCGGCTTCGGTATCTGGAGTTTGATAACCCGTTAGTTCTGCACAGGTGGCAAAAAAATCCGTTGTGCATATGGTTTTGTCCGAGCTTGAATTTTTCAATACTTTTTTGGGCCATTCTATAATAAAAGGCACGCGATGTCCCCCCTCATAGATGTCCGCTTTTGTACCTCTAAAGATATGACTCGGATTATGGTCTACTTTTGCGAGCTCTTCAAAATCAGCTTTAGGAGAACACCCATTATCACTGGTAAAAACCAAAAGGGTGTTTTCCGAGATGCCTTGTTTAATTAAAGTTTCCCGGATTTGACGAACAACATCATCAACCTGCATAACAAAATCACCATACATGTTGGTATTACTTTTTCCTAAGAATTCTGTTGTAGGTAATATAGGTGTATGAGGGGCCGGTAGCGGAAAGTACAAAAAGAAAGGAGAGGTGTCTTTAGCGTTCTGATTGATATATTGAACCGCTTTATCGGTCAAATCTTGGAGCACATTTGCATGTACAAAATCATCTGAAGTTAAACCTTCTCTCCAAAATCCTTTTTCATCCACCGATATGGTAGTTTTCGTAGGTAACATCGTGGCCTTATCATTTTCTACATATACATATGGTGCCATATCAAGTGAACCGGAAAAACCAAAAGAATAATCGAAACCGTGTGTAGATGGGCCATTTTTTATAGGAGTACTAAAATTAACCTTAGGGTTTATGTTTAGTTTATCGTGTTCAAGGTTAGGGTTCTTGTCTAAAATATCCCAATCCCAACCCAGATGCCATTTGCCTACGTAGGCAGTATTGTATCCTTGCCTTTTAAGCATTTCTGCAATGGTTGTCCGCTCCTGTTTTATTAAAGACTTGGAATAGCCACTTAGTACGGAACTCTTTAATGATGTGCGCCAATTGTACCTGCCTGTTAAAATGCCATACCGGGTTGGTGAACAAACAGCGGATGATGTATGGGCGTCTGTAAACTTTATACCATTGGAAGCCATTGCATCTATGTTCGGGGTTGGAATTTTTCCTTCGGGATTAAAGGTTTTAATATCGCCATAGCCCAAATCATCTGCGAGAATATAAATGACGTTGGGGAATTGACTTGTTCTTTGGTCTTCCTGTGAATAACAATAAAATTGTGTTGAGACTAGCAGTATACATAAATGATTTATGAATCTTCTCATTTATAAAAAGTTGGAGGTTAATTTGTTGAGTTAATCGAATGGTCTTTCAATCAAAAATTTTTTAAAGTTAGTTGGTGTAAAAGAATATAGCCACTATAAAAATTACACCTTTCGATACTTTTTTTGCATAAAATGACTTTTAATGCTTCGTTATTGAAATTTTCATGGGAATAAAAAACCCCGTTAAAGGGAATACTGCTGAAGGCAATTAGAATAATCTGATGCCTGATTGTCGTAGGAATAACAAGGGGGCTTGGGAGGTAAAAACGGGCAGGTCAATCTATCTGCCTTTATCTCCTCTTTGGTCATTTTAAATTTTTGAGATGGTTTGTCACTTTTTAAAACAAGACGTACATTGATTGAATCTTTCAAATACTATCTCTGCCTTCTTTATCAAAATTTAAAAGTTTTGCTAGGGATTTTTTCTATCTAGAATTTTAACAAATCAGTACTAGTTTTAAGTCCAGAACCAAAAAAATCATATACTACGGTTGGTAGTATATGATTTTATCTCCATTGTGAATATTACATATTACTGCACGGATTCTTTTTTCTGGTTTTCTATACTGGTCAGCAACGTATTAAAAGGGGTATTGAATTTTTCAATTCCCTCATCTTCTAATTGTTGGGTTAAATCGCTTATGTCAATTCCTGACTGGTCTATTCGGTGCAAAGCCATTGTGGCCTTATCCAAATCAGTGCTCAGGCTATCGGTTACTTCTCCATGATCACGAAAAGCGTCAAGGGTATCCATAGGGACTGTATTGACGGTATTTTCTCCAATAAGGGCCTCTACATATTTTACATCTCTAAACGAAGGGTCTTTGGTGCTGGTACTTGCCCATAGTAACCGCTGCGGTTTAGCTCCTTTCGCTTCTAGTTCTTTAAAGCGGTCCGTGGTAAATACCTCGTTGTAGATTTCATATGCTTTCTTTGCAGAGGCAATGGCCACTTCGCCGTTCAAGTCTTCCAATCCCTTTTCTTTTAATAAGGGTTCTACCAGTACATCAATACGACTTAAGAAAAAACTAGCTACGGAACTCACTTCGCTAACGGATTTTCCGGCGGCTGCCCTATCTTCCAAGCCCTTTAAATACGTCTCGGCAACGGCCCTATATCTATCTAAACCAAAAAGCAACGTCACGTTGATGTTTATGCCTTCTGTGATACATTTTTGTATGGCTT from Zobellia alginiliquefaciens includes:
- a CDS encoding sulfatase yields the protein MQRFYISILCLFFVCSTACQKQQSSDRPNILFILADDLGYTDLSCMGSTFYETPNIDRIANEGTNFTNGYAASRVCSPSRASIMSGKFPARHDITVHIGSPSGEDWRKRNRFTKLLPAEYQHNLPKVYITMPEALKQAGYKTFFTGKWHLGDKGSWPENHGFDINVGGWSSGGPRGGYFSPYENPKLENRKDGENLSHRLAKETVNFIQENNPQNTGKPFFAYLSFYAVHSPIQTTEEKWRKYRDKAEQQGVAQSAYKMGKFLPIRQTQDNPVYAGLVEQMDEAVGHVLSALDELGLEKNTIVVFTSDNGGVAAGDNFSTSNKPLRAGKGYQFEGGIREPYFIKIPGLSKRGEKIDYPVSGTDFYPTLLELAGAQQLPQEHNDGINLVPLFKGKVLAERALIWHFPHYGNQGGEPSSIIRRGNWKLIHYYEDGRNELYNLSKDLSETTDLTETHPDKVQELNKELFDYLTEVGAKFPIPDPEYSETQAIEFLHKMEYDKMPALEKQRMKMLSNEFDPNSNWWGSKATVD
- a CDS encoding DUF6786 family protein, whose amino-acid sequence is MMMKSLFTNIKIGILLSFILIVSACKEDSKKIEGPSKTNVLKTVDKSTITYSDDIAFMKSYIDVIQISDASGTSKVAISAALQGRVMTSSASGEDGRSYGWINKTLFESKDTLEHINAFGGEERFWLGPEGGQYSIFFKKGTEFTLEDWYTPHLLDLEHFDVETQSNDKVVFTKKASLKNYSGFQFDLGIRREISILSKEDLQKELGLNSLSDSIRSVAYKTTNTLTNIGKSDWKKETGLLSIWLLGMYNHSPNTTIMIPYTEGEESELGVAVNDTYFGKVPSDRLVVNENIIYFSGDGQYRSKIGLSPSRAKDIAGSYDSKEGVLTIVKYNKPKNETDYVNSMWEIQDNPYSGDVVNAYNDGAPAPGETPLGPFYELETSSPALKLKSGESGTHVQLTCHIEGDEKTLSPIIRQLFRVNIENVKKVFK
- a CDS encoding sulfatase family protein codes for the protein MDIKPSSILIKVIGILSMLFYCSAFLKLQAQETPNIVILFADDLGYGDLSCYGAQDVITTHIDKLASEGLRFTDFQVTSSVCSPSRASLLTGRYPMRNGFPVAQSEIEKHENYGLHPDEITIVDILSGKGYSTLAIGKWHLGFNEGSRPIDHGFQHFYGLQSNWHKSHPDLDDLYSDDKIVKENVAFESLMKRYTNKAVQFIEENKKNPFFLYLAYHAVHSPILPSKEFIGTSKGSLYGDFVQELDHYVGELMTSINKNGLDENTIVVFLSDNGPAICHYGGSAGALNGGKYTTMEGGFRIPAIIKWKGKFATGVNNTMLSSMDLLPTLTYLAGAELPKDRVIDGKDISSILKSGEGGSPHEFVYYYNGTNLQAVRKGKWKLHLPRTSEDQPFWSKNKNEKPFYGNNLKNISCKGLLVLGRPLLFNLDTDMGELTDISNIHPEIVKELLKEANRVRSELGDVHSTGSDQRVPPFKDIQEKM
- a CDS encoding sialate O-acetylesterase, whose amino-acid sequence is MTRLKYLIASLLICLGTAMALGQSLKAAHIFGDDMVLQREKQVPIWGTSSPNEKITVSFGGQSKTTQSGADGKWMVKLDPLEASSDPRKMIITGKSEVTISNILVGEVWICSGQSNMFFPTSKVPEATGLIPFIKNIRTFDVQNTVALEEQEEVKGQWQAKHPNSAVAISFAYFLHTISDVPVGIIKTAWGSSSIEAWMPREMTEVLPHFKTIMQEFDSDSTRLARIKEIISTASKWSNKDDIYLRRQPNILYNAMMHPLIPFACRGLLWYQGERNTRYMSGMPEVGKNNWFHRVSGMRDYEDVLKKWILNYRKQWQDHEMHFMVTMLPGYGGGPENQKKIDPESPTAPSWAWMRESQMASLDLPHTSVINTIDLGDVTNIHPTDKLPIGQRAALLAADKTLHKNVPSEGPSLKNIKLNGNKLVVYFNNSTGLRTINMKVPSGFWIADDSKKWVSAEAVIDGESVILSSPEIEKPKYVRYAFAGKPNVNLVNAYGLPAYPFRTDNWDK
- a CDS encoding sulfatase family protein, giving the protein MRRFINHLCILLVSTQFYCYSQEDQRTSQFPNVIYILADDLGYGDIKTFNPEGKIPTPNIDAMASNGIKFTDAHTSSAVCSPTRYGILTGRYNWRTSLKSSVLSGYSKSLIKQERTTIAEMLKRQGYNTAYVGKWHLGWDWDILDKNPNLEHDKLNINPKVNFSTPIKNGPSTHGFDYSFGFSGSLDMAPYVYVENDKATMLPTKTTISVDEKGFWREGLTSDDFVHANVLQDLTDKAVQYINQNAKDTSPFFLYFPLPAPHTPILPTTEFLGKSNTNMYGDFVMQVDDVVRQIRETLIKQGISENTLLVFTSDNGCSPKADFEELAKVDHNPSHIFRGTKADIYEGGHRVPFIIEWPKKVLKNSSSDKTICTTDFFATCAELTGYQTPDTEAEDSFSMLPILNGDNTAEVREYIVHHSIDGSFAIRKGDWKLIACPGSGGWSYPRLQDIKREKLELPAMQLFNLKEDIGETKNLIVEHQEKAQELKTALKKIILDGRSSIGTTQKNDGMEGWKQIETVIN
- the tal gene encoding transaldolase: MNRLHKIQEHGQSIWLDLLDRKLMDSGKLKQLIEEDGLRGLTSNPAIFEKAISNSSDYDEDIISLSQKDLDTQGIFFELAIKDIQRAADIFKPVYDQTNGIDGYVSLEVSPLLAKDSQATFEQAQELWNKIDRKNVMIKIPGTEEGLEAIQKCITEGININVTLLFGLDRYRAVAETYLKGLEDRAAAGKSVSEVSSVASFFLSRIDVLVEPLLKEKGLEDLNGEVAIASAKKAYEIYNEVFTTDRFKELEAKGAKPQRLLWASTSTKDPSFRDVKYVEALIGENTVNTVPMDTLDAFRDHGEVTDSLSTDLDKATMALHRIDQSGIDISDLTQQLEDEGIEKFNTPFNTLLTSIENQKKESVQ
- a CDS encoding glycoside hydrolase family 97 protein; its protein translation is MRRIFFFIALLTGLSSCQKPLDNFTLSSPEGNLSFDIKLINNKLNYRVHSEDKESIGLSELEIIPNASVTILDASERESNSTWNPVWGQQSSINDHFKELQLNIDMDGIEGKLLARVYNEGVAFRFVLNEGDKPKEALLKCNYNLPDTSNYYTPAGESEPLGPLDFQGLSDYLNEKNRKKRKISVPLVVESPDQGYIALLESDLYAAEGIDPIQLNIAGAEEKIIATNKVELNEKEWVSPWRVILFGKSAGDLVVNTVPINLATPSKLENTDWIKPGKTLWDWRVHGYTAPDGFEYGINTESYFRFIDFAAEKEIDYFLIDDSWYKKVTKGHFELSDKLDLQKVIDYAAEKKVNLMLYYDRRHGEYGDEELFPYYQSLGMKGIKYGFMGSDVDFTKDAIQQSALSNLLIDFHDGPVPLTGIRRTYPNAITREYCHAQQDSRRAFTPESFIKMALINAITGPLDMNNGNFDLTGINNGLRQKGPRKTNSYFSTVTSEAARTLVIFSGLVCIPDAPEAYTAKADLFEFIQKLPVGKWDESQILHSKIGKYITTARRHGKEWFIGSVYNQEGGTLDINLDFLEENQEYDVTFYEDTPETHCKTNPEAYQVHKGKVKKGEIIKAVMAPGGGHCMWIRPANGK